One genomic segment of bacterium includes these proteins:
- a CDS encoding ExbD/TolR family protein, with translation MAFSLMPAGDEEPLLAEINVTPLVDVMMVLLIIFMIAAPMLHQGIEVNLPEADAETLPTRVDDPLVLSMNEQGLVFVQDKPIHPSQLVERLTPLLTARGDKSLFLKGDRDLPYGKIIEVLDILHNGGITQIGLVTEGT, from the coding sequence ATGGCCTTCAGTCTCATGCCCGCCGGCGACGAGGAACCGCTGCTGGCCGAAATCAACGTGACCCCACTCGTCGACGTCATGATGGTCCTGCTGATCATCTTCATGATCGCGGCACCCATGTTGCATCAAGGTATCGAAGTGAATCTTCCCGAAGCCGATGCCGAAACCCTGCCCACGCGAGTCGACGATCCCCTGGTGTTGTCGATGAACGAGCAAGGTCTGGTGTTCGTTCAGGACAAGCCGATCCATCCGAGTCAGCTCGTCGAGCGGCTGACTCCCCTATTGACCGCGCGCGGCGACAAGAGTCTGTTTCTCAAGGGTGATCGGGATCTCCCCTACGGCAAGATCATCGAGGTTCTCGACATTCTGCACAACGGCGGCATCACCCAGATCGGGCTGGTGACCGAAGGCACCTAG
- a CDS encoding TonB family protein: MRQLVDDVLATRRSRDNRRRKLIAGVTAVAAHSLLAALIALAPAFAARRQSQVRDYMRVMIVPAKALGDAAAPVKPSPPKPRPSKPKAAPVVAKEKPKTTPVRQADAEPEVQRPASGPAAADAAAGEAAPESRQRRGGPDGTAFGTSPFGSSEASFDDPNFMYGYYVQQMLALIGSHWTRPRASPGTEMIIHYNISRRGELTGIEIVKESGNRAFDLAGLRAVTLASPLPPLPQSYRSDSLGVNLVIR, translated from the coding sequence ATGAGACAGCTCGTCGATGACGTCCTCGCCACGCGCCGCTCCCGCGACAACCGTCGGCGGAAGCTCATTGCCGGCGTGACCGCGGTTGCGGCACACTCGCTACTGGCGGCGTTGATCGCCCTCGCGCCCGCCTTCGCCGCGCGCCGGCAGAGCCAGGTGCGCGACTACATGAGAGTCATGATCGTTCCGGCCAAGGCCCTGGGGGACGCCGCCGCGCCGGTGAAGCCGTCGCCGCCAAAGCCCAGACCGTCCAAGCCCAAGGCCGCTCCGGTGGTCGCAAAAGAAAAACCCAAGACCACCCCAGTAAGGCAGGCCGACGCCGAGCCCGAGGTCCAGCGGCCGGCCTCCGGCCCAGCCGCCGCGGACGCAGCCGCAGGGGAGGCGGCACCGGAGAGCCGCCAGCGCCGGGGCGGCCCGGACGGAACCGCCTTCGGCACCTCGCCCTTCGGAAGCTCCGAGGCCAGCTTCGACGACCCCAACTTCATGTACGGCTACTACGTACAACAGATGCTGGCGCTCATCGGCAGCCATTGGACGCGACCGCGGGCGAGTCCGGGAACCGAGATGATCATTCACTACAACATCTCTCGTCGGGGTGAGCTGACCGGAATCGAGATCGTCAAGGAATCCGGCAATCGGGCTTTCGATCTGGCGGGCTTACGCGCGGTGACCCTCGCTTCCCCGCTGCCGCCCCTGCCGCAGAGCTACCGCTCGGACTCGCTAGGCGTGAATCTGGTGATTCGATAG